TCGAGATAGGTTCGATGATCCCGTCTGCACCGGCAACCCGGAGTGGAGCACCCGGACCGACGAAGTCGTTCTGCATATCGATGATGAGAAGGGCAGTATTCTTCATACCAGTCTGATCAGGGGCGATCCGGAGATATCAGTTTCGGCATATTCATTAGCCCCTGAGGAGAAGTAGCAGAAGCGGAGTTCAATGATGATGGAAAGTGATGACGATGGGCGAAAGGAGATTCAGGGGGAGATCGCCACAACCCTCCATGGATCATCGATCATCGACTTCTCCTATGAGTATGACTTCACCCAGACTCGTGGCGTCCGGCTCTGGTTTTCAATGATCCGGCTCAGGACACCTGCAGGGCTTCCGATCACCCTGAATGGGGAGGGGATCTGTATCGAGGATCAGGATCCGCTTGGTGAAAAGGGAATCAATCTCTCGATTCGTGGAAATGCATACAGCCCCGGACCGGAGGTTCCAATCGCACAGATCGAGGAGGTGATCCGGCGTGATCTTCTCACCCTCTTTGACGGTGCAGGGATCACCGCAGTTGATGGACTTGGATTTGGGGATGACCCCGTCTATGAGAGAGACGGGGCATCCTTCCACCCCCTGAAGGCGGAGACGATCACGTTTTGGAACCATGATGGGTTTTCGTTCCTCTTTCGGCCGGAGGGGTTCTGCCAGAGTAATCCGACCCACCGGACGAAGGTATGGATCGCTCTCGATGCTTTTTTAATGGTCGATTACGAGGGGGCATGTGCATGCGTCTCAGATGCATTCTTCTCTGAGTTCCAGGAGGGAGGGATCCCCCGGCAGGAAGAGAGATAGAGGGGTTTTATTATCACTCGCCCAATAATGGTTGATTATGATCAGAGTTGCCATTAACGGGTATGGAACCATCGGGAAGCGTGTCGCCGATGCGGTCACCTGCCAGCCGGATATGGAGATCGTCGGCGTCTCCAAGACGAAACCGTCCGCAGAAGCATATGTCGCAGCCTCACGCGGGTTTCCCCTCTATATCGCCGATATAACAAAGAAGGATGCCTTTGAGAAGGCAGGTATTGCGGTTGCAGGATCGGTCGGGGAGATGCTTGCCAGGTGTGATATCGTCATTGATGCAACCCCCGGCGGTATGGGAGCAAAGAACAGGGCACTGTATGAGAAGGCCGGTGTCAAGGCCATCTTTCAGGGTGGAGAGGATCACGAAGTGGCAGGGGTCTCATTCTCATCATCCTGCAACTATAGCGAAGCACTCGGCAAAGATGCGGTCCGGGTCGTCTCCTGCAACACCACAGGGCTCTGCCGGATCATCAGACTTGTCGATGACGAGTACGGGGTGAAGAAGGTGCGGGCGACGATGATCCGGCGTGGGGGCGATCCCGGAGATATCAAACGTGGCCCGATCGACGCAATCGTCCTCAATCCGGTGACGATCCCCTCCCACCATGGCCCGGACGTCAGATCGGTCCTCCCGGGGATCAATATCGTCACAACCGCCGTCATCGTCCCGACGACGATGATGCATATGCACGTCGTCCAGATGGATCTCAAAAAGCCGGGAGATCGAAACCGGATCATCGAACTGATCGCAGCAGATCCACGAATCGGGCTTGTCAGGCCCGCAACCGGGATCACCTCGACCGCTGAGCTGAAGGAGTTTATGAACGATCTCGGGAGACCGCGATCGGATCTCTGGGAGAACGGGGTCTTTGAAGGATCGATATCCGTTGATGGCGATGATCTCTGTCTCTTCCAGGCGATACACCAGGAGGCGGATGTCGTCGTTGAGACGATCGACTGTATCAGGGCGATGATGGGCACCATCACCGATCCACGGGAGTCGATAGCCCTGACGAACTACTCACTCGGCTTCACCCCCATCGGATAGGCAGAGACT
Above is a window of Methanocalculus alkaliphilus DNA encoding:
- a CDS encoding type II glyceraldehyde-3-phosphate dehydrogenase, with translation MIRVAINGYGTIGKRVADAVTCQPDMEIVGVSKTKPSAEAYVAASRGFPLYIADITKKDAFEKAGIAVAGSVGEMLARCDIVIDATPGGMGAKNRALYEKAGVKAIFQGGEDHEVAGVSFSSSCNYSEALGKDAVRVVSCNTTGLCRIIRLVDDEYGVKKVRATMIRRGGDPGDIKRGPIDAIVLNPVTIPSHHGPDVRSVLPGINIVTTAVIVPTTMMHMHVVQMDLKKPGDRNRIIELIAADPRIGLVRPATGITSTAELKEFMNDLGRPRSDLWENGVFEGSISVDGDDLCLFQAIHQEADVVVETIDCIRAMMGTITDPRESIALTNYSLGFTPIG